The following proteins are co-located in the Stigmatella aurantiaca genome:
- a CDS encoding polyketide synthase: MGSPRQEPVAIISMGCILPDAHDVPAFWRNLQSGHVSVRELKEPRWDWSKYGSEELEAIDRTYSLMGAPAGELRLDWKRFRLPPIETRLLHSMELMLLEAAYQAMMGAGYTPERSFPRERFAVIAGSSGMGRKSNQCFNFKWRLPELLAAARQSPALKQMPAEQAGRILDTVQKEFIQQYVDQSDDWAFWGFVSPVLGRICGFFGLQGPHFCVDAHAASGLAALETAVQGLMSREWDMALVGAASPALSPMEYVLHSKLRRLSSYGAFPLDARADGTALGEGAVMLLVKRLEDAQRDGDTIHAVLRGVAGVNQGSGPVMTATHAQVHQRAAAEALRRAHVDLDSIAYLETGATGVPGWDANLIAGLGGAYQGARQISLGAIAESVGDLQAASSLAAMLKVIHSLRHRQLLPQRTFRTRHPELPLEATPFRINEERALPEHGPLRAAIHAAGFGGIAYHAVLEEYVAQDSRPRLEVSARPPPVEPIAIVGMACRYAGADDPESLWERAIQGRSAVGDLPEERWPVSLYHEPGKVAARNREAFFRVYTPKAALVKSRPFPYREFGLPPTAVAQMDHTHLWCLEVARDAVRDAGYGPRRALPSERTAVIVATSPGNHRETLIEARLAYPEFADVYRKALQGAGVPAERVEPFIEEARELFQRQTLPSSSETLPGILTSAPATRLARALDARGPAFTVESACASSLTAVSLSIQGLRDGRWDVAVTGGAWSQITVPFCVSMCYAGVISPTGRSQPFAQEADGFVHGEGCGLLVLKRLSDAQRDGDRIHALIRGTGGSSDGFTRSLFASQERGQELAIRRALEAGGIEPASIQYIEAHGSAMPEGDIPEAGALLKVYGRKNNPASIGALKPIIGHSYVASGTAGLIRTVLALRNQVLPPSLTGATLHPRVPWDGQLAFPREPQGWHAQGTPRRAAVNSYGLGGTNYHAVLEEYVE, from the coding sequence ATGGGTAGCCCACGGCAAGAGCCCGTCGCCATCATCAGCATGGGCTGCATTCTGCCGGATGCGCACGACGTCCCGGCGTTCTGGCGCAACCTCCAGTCCGGGCATGTCTCTGTCCGGGAGCTGAAGGAGCCTCGCTGGGACTGGAGCAAGTACGGCAGCGAGGAGCTGGAGGCGATCGATCGCACCTACTCCCTGATGGGGGCTCCCGCCGGCGAGCTGCGGCTCGACTGGAAGCGCTTCCGGCTGCCGCCCATCGAGACACGGCTGTTGCACAGCATGGAGTTGATGCTGCTGGAGGCCGCCTATCAAGCCATGATGGGCGCCGGGTACACGCCCGAGCGGAGCTTCCCCCGGGAGCGGTTCGCGGTGATCGCGGGCTCCTCGGGCATGGGGCGCAAGAGCAACCAGTGCTTCAACTTCAAGTGGCGGCTGCCGGAGCTGCTCGCGGCCGCCCGGCAGTCCCCGGCGCTGAAGCAGATGCCCGCGGAACAAGCCGGGCGCATCCTGGACACCGTCCAGAAGGAGTTCATCCAGCAGTACGTGGATCAATCGGATGACTGGGCCTTCTGGGGCTTCGTCAGCCCGGTGCTGGGCCGTATCTGCGGCTTCTTCGGGCTCCAGGGGCCGCACTTCTGCGTGGATGCCCATGCGGCCTCGGGACTGGCGGCCCTGGAGACCGCCGTTCAGGGGCTCATGAGCCGCGAGTGGGACATGGCACTCGTGGGCGCCGCCAGCCCCGCCCTCTCGCCCATGGAGTATGTGCTCCACAGCAAGCTGCGCCGGCTGTCCTCTTACGGGGCCTTCCCGCTGGATGCCCGGGCCGATGGAACGGCGCTCGGGGAAGGCGCGGTGATGCTGCTCGTCAAGCGGCTCGAGGACGCTCAGCGGGATGGCGACACCATCCACGCCGTCCTGCGCGGCGTCGCGGGCGTCAACCAGGGAAGCGGCCCTGTCATGACGGCAACGCACGCCCAGGTTCACCAGCGGGCGGCGGCCGAGGCACTCCGGCGGGCCCATGTGGACCTGGACTCGATCGCGTACCTGGAGACGGGGGCCACGGGCGTGCCGGGCTGGGACGCGAACCTCATCGCGGGCCTTGGGGGCGCCTACCAGGGCGCGCGCCAGATCTCGCTCGGCGCCATCGCCGAATCCGTCGGGGATCTCCAGGCCGCGTCGAGCCTCGCGGCGATGCTCAAGGTCATCCACTCGCTGCGCCACCGGCAACTCCTGCCTCAACGGACCTTCCGGACGCGGCATCCTGAGCTCCCGCTGGAGGCCACCCCTTTCCGGATCAACGAGGAGCGGGCCCTGCCTGAACACGGGCCCCTGCGCGCGGCCATCCACGCCGCCGGCTTTGGCGGCATCGCCTACCACGCGGTGCTGGAGGAGTACGTTGCTCAGGACTCACGGCCCAGGCTCGAAGTCTCCGCCCGCCCGCCCCCGGTGGAGCCCATTGCCATCGTGGGGATGGCCTGCCGGTACGCGGGCGCGGATGATCCCGAGTCCCTCTGGGAGCGCGCGATCCAGGGGCGCAGCGCGGTGGGGGATCTGCCCGAGGAGCGCTGGCCCGTGTCGCTCTATCACGAGCCCGGCAAGGTGGCGGCGCGCAACCGGGAGGCCTTCTTCCGGGTCTACACACCGAAAGCCGCGCTGGTGAAGAGCAGGCCCTTCCCCTACCGGGAGTTTGGCCTGCCGCCCACCGCGGTCGCCCAGATGGACCATACCCATCTGTGGTGTCTCGAGGTCGCCAGGGATGCCGTGCGTGACGCGGGGTATGGTCCGCGGCGAGCCCTCCCCTCCGAGCGGACGGCGGTGATCGTGGCCACCTCTCCGGGCAACCACCGGGAGACCCTGATCGAGGCCCGGCTGGCGTACCCGGAGTTCGCGGACGTCTACCGGAAGGCGCTCCAAGGCGCGGGGGTTCCGGCGGAGCGGGTGGAACCCTTCATCGAAGAGGCCCGGGAGCTCTTCCAGCGGCAGACCCTGCCCAGCTCCTCCGAGACGCTCCCGGGCATCCTCACCAGCGCACCGGCCACCCGGCTGGCGCGAGCCCTGGATGCACGCGGCCCGGCCTTCACCGTGGAGTCCGCTTGCGCTTCGTCGCTCACCGCCGTGTCCTTGAGCATCCAGGGCCTGCGGGACGGCCGCTGGGACGTGGCGGTGACCGGAGGGGCGTGGTCCCAGATCACCGTGCCCTTCTGCGTGAGCATGTGTTACGCGGGGGTCATCTCCCCGACAGGCCGGTCCCAGCCCTTCGCCCAGGAGGCGGATGGGTTCGTGCATGGCGAGGGGTGTGGGCTGCTCGTCCTGAAGCGGCTCTCGGACGCCCAGCGTGACGGCGACCGCATCCACGCGCTGATTCGGGGCACGGGGGGCTCCTCCGATGGGTTCACCCGGTCCCTCTTCGCCAGCCAGGAGCGAGGCCAGGAGCTGGCCATCCGGCGGGCCCTCGAGGCCGGCGGCATCGAGCCCGCGAGCATCCAGTACATCGAGGCGCATGGGTCCGCCATGCCCGAAGGCGACATTCCCGAGGCGGGAGCCCTGCTCAAGGTCTATGGCCGCAAGAACAACCCCGCCTCCATCGGCGCGCTGAAGCCGATCATCGGGCACTCGTACGTGGCCTCCGGCACCGCGGGCCTCATCCGCACGGTGCTCGCGCTGCGGAACCAGGTGCTGCCGCCGAGCCTCACGGGGGCCACCCTCCACCCGCGCGTCCCATGGGACGGCCAGCTGGCCTTCCCTCGCGAGCCCCAGGGCTGGCACGCCCAGGGGACGCCACGCCGGGCCGCCGTCAACTCCTATGGGCTTGGCGGGACCAACTACCACGCTGTCCTCGAAGAGTATGTGGAATGA
- a CDS encoding C45 family autoproteolytic acyltransferase/hydolase, producing the protein MPSEAAASLPLLVLSGSPYEVGRQYGSLMRQELERTVTLGASALRPVLTKLGMKAQDVTARMSGLAALLPLDVHEELQGIADTSGIARETLLYYALILDIVSGAPIGCSQFAVLGQATAHGNVLHGHNLDIPYPTLAGLMQPCCIIYRVTGRIPYVSITFWAGALGACAGMNAEGLSLGINVPVAPMDRRTFYPLTFQNRELLSRARTMDEASRILEGLPRGGSWNLMLAHRSGTAQVWEQTGPYSGQYRTGVGKDFVVSSNHLVAAHKQAQGHEAAALEMLQEMQEDSIHRYRRMEQLIGERWGHITLDTAVEFLRDCGEPSGGASPSMRTLCRADNVLSMAYEPTTLTMDFAAGGIPAALERRRRLALRPLFQDRLPEVESASAAPVQPVGRFPMLGTARQAGGRERTFDLQEDVYLQEHLVNGTPVLPGAAAIEWLAEVAALVGSGEVAELRDVSLEKFIRVRPDRPVQAQVRSEPRGEGWELSAYVDIHHPRGLVLRPEVLHYRASVLLGPRPDRRVEPGFGAARGPDGEIPFSRSYVEDAYFHVGERFRRVDWISYLSPRQAIACLRVPEPDGYFASVPRARFWVDPFFLDGCFQLAGTLGILHNLRAPVPKAARRLSLGCDPKPGERLWCRAELTREEGELLYYDFTVWNEAGRVCLEAHDYCSISVDAYTPQQKSSLVSSLDPSGFLRAQRSLAHG; encoded by the coding sequence ATGCCATCTGAGGCAGCAGCGTCACTGCCGCTGCTGGTCCTGTCGGGAAGTCCGTATGAGGTGGGCAGGCAGTACGGCAGCCTCATGCGGCAGGAGCTCGAGCGAACCGTGACGCTTGGAGCGTCCGCCCTCCGCCCCGTCCTGACGAAGCTGGGAATGAAGGCGCAGGACGTGACGGCGCGGATGTCAGGACTGGCAGCCCTGTTGCCACTCGACGTTCACGAGGAGCTCCAGGGCATTGCCGACACCAGCGGCATTGCCCGGGAGACGCTCCTCTACTACGCGCTCATCCTGGACATCGTGTCCGGCGCGCCCATCGGCTGCTCTCAGTTCGCCGTCCTGGGCCAAGCCACCGCCCATGGGAATGTCCTCCATGGGCACAACCTGGACATCCCCTACCCCACCCTGGCCGGGCTCATGCAGCCATGCTGCATCATCTACCGGGTGACGGGGCGCATTCCCTATGTCTCGATCACCTTCTGGGCCGGAGCGCTGGGAGCGTGCGCCGGGATGAATGCGGAAGGGTTGAGCCTGGGCATCAACGTCCCGGTGGCCCCCATGGACCGGCGGACGTTCTACCCGCTCACGTTCCAGAACCGCGAGCTGCTCTCCCGCGCCAGGACGATGGACGAGGCGTCCCGCATTCTCGAAGGACTGCCGCGTGGGGGCAGCTGGAACCTGATGCTGGCCCACCGCTCCGGGACGGCGCAGGTCTGGGAGCAGACGGGCCCCTACTCCGGCCAGTACAGGACCGGAGTCGGCAAGGACTTCGTGGTCTCCTCCAATCACCTCGTCGCCGCACACAAGCAGGCGCAGGGCCATGAAGCCGCCGCCCTGGAGATGCTCCAGGAAATGCAGGAGGACTCGATCCACCGCTATCGCCGGATGGAGCAGCTCATCGGTGAGCGGTGGGGCCACATCACCCTGGACACCGCCGTGGAGTTCCTGCGGGACTGCGGTGAGCCCAGCGGCGGGGCCTCTCCTTCGATGAGGACCCTCTGCCGGGCGGACAACGTGCTCAGCATGGCCTACGAGCCCACCACGCTGACGATGGACTTCGCCGCGGGAGGGATTCCAGCCGCCTTGGAGCGCAGGCGCCGGCTGGCGCTCCGGCCGTTGTTCCAGGACCGGCTCCCCGAGGTGGAGAGCGCCTCTGCGGCTCCGGTTCAGCCCGTGGGCCGGTTCCCCATGCTGGGGACGGCCCGGCAGGCCGGAGGGCGGGAGCGCACGTTCGATCTCCAGGAGGATGTGTATCTCCAGGAGCACCTCGTCAACGGTACCCCCGTGTTGCCCGGTGCGGCGGCCATCGAGTGGCTGGCGGAGGTGGCCGCGCTCGTGGGCAGTGGCGAGGTGGCTGAGCTGCGCGATGTCTCCTTGGAGAAGTTCATCCGGGTGCGGCCCGATCGCCCCGTGCAGGCGCAGGTGCGAAGCGAGCCCCGGGGAGAAGGATGGGAGCTCTCCGCGTACGTGGACATCCACCACCCGCGAGGACTCGTGCTGCGCCCGGAGGTGCTGCACTACCGGGCGTCGGTCCTGCTGGGCCCTCGGCCTGACAGGCGCGTGGAGCCGGGCTTCGGAGCAGCCCGCGGACCCGATGGGGAGATCCCCTTCAGCCGCTCCTACGTGGAGGACGCCTACTTCCACGTGGGGGAACGCTTCCGGCGGGTCGACTGGATCAGCTACCTGAGCCCCCGGCAGGCCATCGCGTGCCTGCGCGTGCCCGAGCCCGATGGCTACTTTGCCTCCGTCCCCCGGGCCCGGTTCTGGGTGGATCCGTTCTTCCTCGATGGCTGTTTCCAGTTGGCCGGCACGCTGGGAATCCTCCACAACCTGCGGGCCCCCGTGCCCAAGGCCGCCCGCCGACTGTCGCTGGGATGCGACCCGAAGCCGGGAGAGCGGCTCTGGTGCCGGGCGGAGCTGACCCGGGAGGAGGGGGAGCTGCTCTATTACGACTTCACCGTGTGGAATGAGGCGGGAAGGGTCTGCCTCGAGGCCCATGACTACTGCTCGATCAGCGTGGATGCCTACACGCCCCAGCAGAAGTCATCCCTCGTGAGCTCGCTGGATCCGTCCGGATTCCTCCGCGCACAAAGGAGCCTGGCCCATGGGTAG
- a CDS encoding SDR family NAD(P)-dependent oxidoreductase, translating into MALATLESIQEEVIAALVRGVGYPPELFGHEVDLVRDLGMTPEEINDAVTAAGRKLGIPTPMALHPEQHPTIASIAQGILKSLPQERPAASGREVTLAQVLAFVDGCALRNERPPLETLLEETHRALARMDAAKKEGAAAPGPGAPEAPVPAAEVMKLLTGALVERTGYPADMLEPDLDLEADLGIDTVKQVEAFAQARVGLKVEKDENFRLRDYNTLRKMVDYLVQRAPGAAAPVAVAPPVAPPAGSVTQTLEFLQGAMAQKTGYALDILQPDLDLEVDLGIDTITQIEVFAVARTQSGLERDENFRVRNYNTLRKMAEYLTSKASGSAPATGKAVPAPASAPASAPVTPQPRSAAPAAQADAITKQLVGALVERTGYPEDMLELDLDLEADLGIDTVKQVEAFAMVRVNLGVDKDENFRLRDYNTLRKMVDYLVGKASGSAAPPASVATREEQFLAFLTATLQEKTGYNTEVLGPDFDLEVDLGIDPQTQLEAFSAAQAAFSVPPDERFRVRDCNTLRKMAAALASPPRAESAAPPRSEPLAQPVAVQGALSLDDVRRFVAHCEATGDAESLRRLAAHLRGKLDAPARPLTPPAQFSAKRYEVHPVEQSTQPKGETIAHLRGKTLGITADPQGTYKQLAQRLESAGARVAILQPGAAPAQPLDGLILLHTTAPAPKLAELDAATWASTVNAFTLGLYHSALSVYDRIGEMAGGGWYLVATAGGGLFGHRNAQGQVPLAGASGGFIKCLKRELPSARCKAVDLDPREPSAWAEQIWTELVSADPDVETGYSGGRRYVFRDIETPLAATGPAASIPPGSVVLVSGGGRGVVYHCAKLLVQVTGARVIITGRTVPPNGNEEWLKIPEADLPAYRMSFVKRYMAAHPGSTPVQGMKAFDTDIARRRELHQSLEDCRAQGLQLDYKVCDMTDPAAVRSLLAEVRRQYGRIDGIVHGATIEESKSLPMKSADAIVRTLASKAHLWQVLAHETRGDALQFFINFGSGSGRYGNQGQTDYSAANALVAKAGLVYGALRPEVRSVTIDWPVWVGAGIVENNRDYLERLGKAGVCVIDTSEGAYWFVGELLYGGRAGEVVIADDRTFASRGWPRHEKEALQVTAKQAGGTRYAI; encoded by the coding sequence ATGGCTCTCGCGACATTGGAGTCGATCCAGGAAGAAGTCATCGCCGCCTTGGTGAGAGGGGTGGGCTACCCGCCTGAGCTCTTCGGCCATGAGGTGGATCTGGTGAGAGACCTTGGAATGACGCCCGAAGAAATCAACGACGCTGTCACCGCCGCCGGACGGAAGCTCGGCATTCCCACACCTATGGCCCTGCATCCTGAACAGCACCCGACCATCGCATCGATCGCGCAAGGCATTCTGAAGAGCCTCCCCCAGGAGCGGCCCGCCGCCTCGGGCCGGGAGGTGACGCTCGCCCAGGTCCTCGCCTTCGTGGACGGCTGCGCGCTGCGCAACGAGCGCCCCCCGCTGGAGACCCTCCTGGAGGAGACGCACCGTGCTCTGGCCCGCATGGATGCCGCGAAGAAGGAAGGTGCCGCGGCGCCCGGGCCAGGAGCCCCCGAGGCCCCCGTCCCCGCTGCGGAGGTGATGAAGCTGCTGACAGGCGCTCTGGTCGAGCGCACGGGCTACCCCGCGGACATGCTGGAGCCGGACCTGGATCTGGAAGCGGATCTCGGCATCGATACGGTCAAGCAGGTCGAGGCCTTTGCCCAGGCCCGGGTCGGCCTGAAGGTGGAGAAGGACGAGAACTTCCGCCTGCGGGACTACAACACGCTCCGCAAGATGGTGGACTACCTGGTCCAGCGGGCCCCGGGCGCAGCCGCCCCTGTGGCCGTGGCGCCCCCCGTGGCTCCTCCGGCCGGCTCCGTCACACAGACCCTGGAGTTCCTCCAGGGCGCGATGGCGCAGAAGACGGGCTACGCGCTGGATATCCTCCAGCCCGACCTGGACCTGGAGGTCGATCTGGGCATCGACACCATCACCCAGATCGAGGTGTTTGCCGTGGCGCGCACCCAGTCCGGGCTTGAGCGCGACGAGAACTTCCGGGTCCGCAACTACAACACGCTCCGGAAGATGGCCGAGTATCTGACCAGCAAAGCCTCGGGCTCCGCTCCGGCTACCGGCAAGGCAGTGCCTGCCCCTGCCTCGGCCCCTGCCTCGGCTCCTGTCACCCCGCAGCCTCGCAGCGCCGCCCCTGCGGCCCAGGCTGACGCCATCACGAAGCAGCTCGTGGGCGCCCTGGTGGAGCGGACCGGCTACCCGGAGGACATGCTCGAGCTGGACCTGGATCTGGAAGCGGATCTTGGGATTGACACCGTCAAGCAGGTGGAAGCCTTCGCCATGGTCCGGGTCAACCTGGGCGTGGACAAGGACGAGAACTTCCGGCTCCGCGACTACAACACCCTCCGCAAGATGGTGGACTACCTCGTGGGCAAGGCCTCCGGGAGTGCGGCCCCCCCTGCCTCCGTGGCAACCCGTGAGGAGCAGTTCCTGGCGTTCCTCACCGCCACCCTTCAGGAGAAGACGGGCTACAACACGGAGGTTCTGGGCCCCGACTTCGATCTGGAAGTGGACCTGGGAATCGATCCCCAGACTCAGCTCGAAGCCTTCTCCGCCGCCCAGGCCGCGTTCAGCGTGCCCCCGGATGAGCGCTTCCGGGTACGCGACTGCAACACCCTGCGCAAGATGGCGGCCGCCCTCGCGAGCCCGCCCCGCGCGGAGAGCGCCGCCCCGCCCAGGTCCGAGCCTCTGGCCCAGCCTGTGGCCGTTCAGGGGGCGCTGAGCCTCGACGATGTCCGCCGGTTCGTGGCCCACTGTGAGGCGACTGGAGATGCGGAGTCGCTGCGGCGGCTGGCCGCGCACCTCCGCGGCAAGCTGGACGCTCCCGCCAGACCGCTCACCCCTCCGGCCCAGTTCTCCGCGAAGCGGTACGAGGTCCACCCCGTCGAGCAATCCACGCAGCCCAAGGGTGAGACCATCGCTCACCTGCGAGGCAAGACGCTGGGCATCACCGCCGACCCCCAGGGGACCTACAAGCAGCTGGCGCAGCGGTTGGAGTCAGCGGGTGCCCGGGTGGCCATCCTGCAACCGGGGGCGGCCCCGGCTCAGCCGCTCGATGGGTTGATCCTGCTGCACACCACCGCTCCGGCACCCAAGCTCGCGGAGCTGGATGCCGCCACGTGGGCCTCCACCGTGAATGCGTTCACGCTGGGCCTCTACCACAGCGCCTTGTCCGTGTACGACCGGATTGGCGAGATGGCGGGAGGCGGCTGGTATCTGGTGGCGACCGCAGGCGGCGGCCTCTTCGGCCATCGGAACGCCCAGGGCCAAGTTCCTTTGGCCGGTGCCTCGGGCGGCTTCATCAAGTGCCTGAAGCGGGAGCTGCCCAGCGCCCGGTGCAAGGCCGTGGACCTGGATCCTCGCGAGCCGTCCGCCTGGGCCGAGCAGATCTGGACGGAGCTGGTCAGCGCCGATCCGGATGTCGAGACCGGCTACAGCGGCGGGCGCCGGTACGTCTTCCGGGACATCGAGACGCCTCTCGCGGCCACCGGGCCGGCGGCGTCCATCCCGCCGGGCTCCGTGGTGCTCGTCTCGGGAGGAGGCCGCGGGGTCGTCTATCACTGCGCCAAGCTCCTGGTTCAGGTGACCGGTGCGCGCGTGATCATCACGGGCCGCACGGTGCCTCCGAACGGGAACGAGGAGTGGTTGAAGATCCCCGAGGCGGACCTGCCGGCCTACCGGATGAGCTTCGTGAAGCGCTACATGGCTGCCCATCCGGGGTCCACGCCGGTGCAGGGCATGAAGGCCTTTGACACGGACATCGCGCGCCGGAGGGAGCTGCACCAGAGCCTCGAGGACTGCCGGGCCCAGGGGCTCCAGCTGGATTACAAGGTCTGTGACATGACGGACCCGGCCGCCGTCCGGAGCCTGCTCGCCGAGGTTCGCCGGCAGTACGGCCGGATCGACGGCATCGTGCATGGCGCGACGATCGAGGAGTCCAAGAGCCTGCCGATGAAGTCGGCGGACGCGATTGTCCGCACGCTGGCCTCCAAGGCGCACCTCTGGCAGGTGCTGGCCCACGAGACCCGGGGCGATGCGCTTCAATTCTTCATCAACTTCGGCTCGGGCAGTGGCCGCTACGGAAACCAGGGCCAGACCGACTACTCCGCGGCCAATGCGCTCGTGGCGAAGGCCGGGCTGGTGTACGGCGCCCTGCGGCCCGAGGTGCGGAGCGTGACGATTGACTGGCCCGTCTGGGTGGGCGCCGGCATCGTGGAGAACAACCGCGACTACCTGGAGCGCCTGGGCAAGGCGGGGGTCTGCGTCATCGACACCTCCGAGGGAGCCTACTGGTTCGTGGGCGAGCTGCTGTACGGAGGCAGGGCGGGCGAGGTCGTCATCGCGGATGACAGGACCTTCGCTTCCCGCGGGTGGCCGCGTCACGAGAAGGAGGCACTCCAGGTGACCGCCAAGCAGGCGGGTGGAACCCGCTATGCCATCTGA